The following nucleotide sequence is from Pseudarthrobacter psychrotolerans.
GGTGATGGTGGCACTGGTGGCCGAGGCAGCGATACCGGTGACCGTCTGGACAACCGCGCCGCCGGTGGTGACGACGACCTCGAAGCCCGTGATCGCCGAGGTCCCGACCGCTGCCGGGGCCGTGAACGTCACCGTGGCGGAACTGATGCCTGCAGTCGCCGTACCGATGGCCGGAGCGGCGGGCACCTGGAGCGTGACCACCTGGTCGGAGAACTTCAGCGACTCGATGCCCCGGAGGGTGTCGATGCCGTCGCTGATCTTCTGGCCGACTACGTTGGCTCCGGTCTGGGTGACCTTCACCGAGGCCAGCGTGGTGCCCGTGGCCGGGGTCGGGACGATCGTGTAGTTCGACAACGGGCCGGAGAAGACCGCGGTGTCAATTGACGCCGTGTCCGTCCCGGCAGCCGGGCTCAGAACCTCACGGACGGCCACCAGGTTGCCGGGGTCGACAAGTCCTGCGAAGACCGCCTGCTGCAGGGTCATGCCTGCTGTTCCCGGCCCGAAGTCGCCGCTGGTGGCCTTGTTCTCCATCAGGTCGGTCCGGCCGGTCTCAGTTGCCGGGTCGGCCGGGTTAGTGCGGACACTGATCCGGACAGCCACGGACCTGTCGCCGTCGATGATGTCGTCGCCGCCACGCCCTTCGATCGTGTCGTTTCCGGCACCGCCGAGGAGGATGTTGCCTTCTCCCCAGATCGGTCCGCTGAGCGGGCAGGACTTGTTCGCCGAGGCCGCGACCACCGCAGCCAGATCGCCGGTCAGCGGCGGCAGCAGTGCTGCGAGTCCACTGACCCGGTCGACGCCGGCCTGGTCGAGGACGTCGCAGCCGGTGAATCCGGCACCACCGACGGCACTCGGTACAGCGTCGTCGCCACGGATGACGTCGTTGAACGCAGATCCCGAGTTGGCTTCGGTCTCCTGCCAGCGGTCGCGGTTCACGACCACCGGGAGCGGCAGCCCGATCAGGTTGTTGTTGATCATCATGTCATCGTCGGCTCCGACGGTGTCGTACTGGTGGATTGCCCAGTCGAACCCGGCGGCACCGGCGAACCGGTCGATCGCGGCGTTGGCGGCCATGATGTCGTCGCCGCCCTCGGCGTCGTAGTCGTTTTCTCCTACCTGGCCGATCATGATATCGTTGCCGGGCTTGGTCTGGGCGGGGTCGTCGAAGAACGGCGCACCGTGGTCACCGATCAACAGGTCCTGGCCGGACCCGCCTTCGATCCAGTCGTCGCCTCCGTCGCCGAAAACGGCGTCCGCGCCCTGACCGGCGATGACGAAGTCATTGCCGGGACCGGCGAAGGTCTCGTTGTCATTGGCTCCGCCGTTGATGAAGTCCTGGCCATCGCCACCCATAAAGATGTCGTTGCCGATCCCTCCGTCGAGGGCATCGTTGCCTGGGCCGCCCTTCAGCACATCGTTGCCGGAAAGGTCGGTGATGATGTCGTTGCCGTCGCCACCGAGACTGACGTCGTCCCCGCCGTTGCCTTCGATGACGTCGTTGCCAGCGCCACCCCAGAAGGTGTCGTTGTCGTTGCCGCCCCAGATGTGGTCGACGCCGGGCGTGCCGTTGTAGACCGACTGCCCGTTGATTCCCACGGGATCAACGCTGTTCACCTGACGGTACTGGATCGTTCCGTCAGGCTGGCGCAGCAGCAGCTTGGACTCGTCGCAGCCGGCGGTGCTAACGTCGTCGGCGACTGTGGACCCGAAGGCCGTGAAGCCGGCGGGCGTTCCAGCGAGGTTCGAGAGCTGGAACTTGCAGTCGGCCGTGCCGAAAGCGTCGGCCTTCAGCGAGTTCGTTCCGTCCGTGTTGCGCTGGATCAGCTCGGCGAACGAGTTGCCTTCCAGCTGAGACCGCAGGTTCATGCCGGGGGTGCGGGCCAGGTAGTACAGCCGGTCCCCGTTCTGCAGATCCGTCATCTGGTTCTCGAAGACATAGTTGAAGGTGCTGCCCAGGAGACCACCGAACAGGTTCGTGATCTCCGCGAGACCTCCGACCCAGAGGTCGATGGAGTCGACACCGGTGACGGTCACGCCGTTGGCCGTGTTCGCATACGCTCCCGTACCGAACATGAAGTCCGCCGCATCAGCGGGGATCAGGCCGGGATCGGTCGCCGGTGCCGAGGTCGGGTCCACGATGGCCTTGGCCGCGGCCCGCTTGCCGGCCAGGGTCGTCTGGCTGGTGATGGTGGTGTGCGTGCCGTACGCCGCCACGAAGTTGATGAGCGACTCCGGGTGCTTGATGTTCTGGCCGAAGTCCGACCAGCTCTTGTAGGGCTTGAGCTGACCGTCATTGGAGGCCGCATAGATCTGCCTGCGGACGTCGTTCAACGGGGGGATGCCCGCGTCACGGGCACGCGTCATGTTCAGCGTGGGCAGGTCCAGAGGCAGCCCCAGCAGGTTGTTGCGCAGCGTCTCGTTGACGAACTCGTCGAGCTCATTGCCCACCTGGTCCGAGGAGCCCATGATGACGCTGCCCGCAGCCTGCTCAGGGGTGAGCTGGCCGGCGGAACCGCCGTTGAAGTACTCCGGTGGGTTCAGGAACGCCGTGAGCAGCGGGACCGAGTTGTCCGACCCGTTCTCGTTGGTGCGGGCGACCGTGTCGTCCAGCATCGAGTGACCGAAGCGGTACACGGCGTGGGCGAATTCGGCGTGGATCGCCGGGTTGATGTCGGAGTGGTAGACGTGGAAGGGCTGGATTGCGGGCTGGACCTTGCGGCCGAACTCCTCGAACACCAGGTGCTGGTACTCCATCTCCGTAACGAAGCGGGCAGCCTGGAACAGGCGCTCCCCGTTCCATCCGTCAGCGGCAACAGTGGGGGTTCCCGCTCCGTTGCTCGGCTTCCAGTCGGCCAGCGCAGCGACGCCGGCCGCCGAGGTGTCGTTGGTCAGCGTGTTCTTGATGTCGGCCACCAGCCGGTCGTGCTCGGAGTGGAAGACCTGGTGGATCGTGGTCAGGGCGATGTTTTCGTTGACCCGGCCGTCACCGGCGCAGAAGTGCGCGTTCAGCATCTCGTCGTCGTACGTACCGGCCGGCTGGTTGGCGAAGTCGGCGGATGCCACGGTGTCGGTATCCGGACTCAGGCAACCGGTGGGTACCCGCGGCGTCACACCGATTGCGGTCGTGCAGGCTCCCACCGTGCCGGGGTCCGCGTTGTGCGCGATGTCCGTCAGGAACGGCGTGTCAAAGTGCAGCGTGTTGGCCGGAACCGGAACAGGCGAGGTGATGTTTCCCTCGACCAGGCCGGTCTTGGTCACGTACTGCGGCAGCCCGTTGGGGCCGGGCAGGAACTTACCGTAGGGATCGGTGGCCAGCATCGGGATATTGGTCACATCGGTGTCGACAAGCTTGAGCCCGAGCAGGGTCGCAGCCTGGTCCTTGACCGATGCCCACGTGGCCATGCCTGTGGCCCTGGGACCGGTGGGGCCGCCCAGAAGACGTCCGGTGGAAACCGGCTTGCCGGCGACGTTGTTCACGTACTCGCGCAGGAACACCTGGTGCGATGCGTGCGAGGTGTACGTCTGGCTCTGGTCCACCCATGGCGAGTCGGTGTTGTTGGCGTCCTGAATGTCGTCGGCGCTCTCGTCGACAGGCGTCGTGGGGTCGTCGCCCAGGATGCCGTCGGGGCCGGGCTGGTTTTGCGCCCGTGTCAGCACCATGAACCGCATGTTCGGCGGCAGGTCGTCGGCGTTGCCGAGGATGTGGTCCGGTCCGGCGATCAACGGGTCATCATCATGGAGTGGCACAAAGACCGTACCGCCACTCTTGACGGTCTGGTCGACACCGTGGTCGAAGAACTGGCCGAAGAAGGTGAACAGGGAGTTGTACGGTGGGGAGAGACCCACATCCGTGGTGACGTTCGGGATGAACAGGGTCTTGTGCGACGGCACGCAGCCCGCGGGAACGCCGGCGACCGGCGGGGAAGCCGCGGGATCCGGATCAGTAGTGCACGGGAAAAGGCCGGGGTTGCCCTGCGTTCTCACCGGGAACGCGGCCGCCGCCACGGCAGCGGGGTTGGTCGAGGTCTGGTCGACGATCAGGTTGCTGATCATCCGCGGCTGCGAGTCGAAGACGAGCCCCTTCTTCTGCGCATAGGACGTCGGGGTGGGCGCGCCGAATCCGGAAGGTGTGTCCTCGGCGGCCTTAAATACGGGTGTGGTGAAGCGTGGGAAGGGTTGGTCTGCCGAACCGAACTTCTCCCGGCCCGGAATCAGGTTGTTGCACGAGCCGTCCACCGTCCGCAGACCGTATGAGGTGAGGGCATCGGGGATCTGATCGGGCGCCGTGCCGATCAGGGTGTCGCACGGGTGAGTGGGCGACAGCGTTGCAGCGTGCCGCTCCGAGATCTTTATTTGCTTCAGGATAAACGCAAGGTCGGACGCGGTTACGGTAAACCCCTGACCGACCGGAGCCACGAGGGCGTTGGCTGCAACGATGGGCAATCCCATACCGACGGGCATGACTACTGCCGCTACGGCTGCGATCATCCGGACCCGTACAGGCCGGACTCTTGCTGAGCGGGCGGCGGCGTGCCGGCCGCGTCTGAAAGGGAAGGTGGTGTGTTCAGTGCTGGGGGACGCGGGCGCCGTGCCGTCGGCCGGGCCCAAGGGCATCCAACTAAAGGGTCTCATGACATGCCTGCCGTTAGGAGGGATGGAATGACGTCATGGTGAACCGGGCACCTCGTAAAAACCTTGTTGCCCCGTTCAGGGCACGCCAAACAGAGTGTCCATGGGGGTGCGGGGGAAGTGACAACCGCTGCTCAAGTGAATTCAAACGACAAAAAACAAGTAGCCCCTATCCATGGCAAACAAGTAGCGCCTACTCGTGTCCCCGGCCAGCAAACCGGCAACACTTGACCAAAGTTCGCAACTGAATCGAAGGTTCACCGATGATCTCAGTAGATCTGGCAGTTTCAGACGACACG
It contains:
- a CDS encoding peroxidase family protein — its product is MIAAVAAVVMPVGMGLPIVAANALVAPVGQGFTVTASDLAFILKQIKISERHAATLSPTHPCDTLIGTAPDQIPDALTSYGLRTVDGSCNNLIPGREKFGSADQPFPRFTTPVFKAAEDTPSGFGAPTPTSYAQKKGLVFDSQPRMISNLIVDQTSTNPAAVAAAAFPVRTQGNPGLFPCTTDPDPAASPPVAGVPAGCVPSHKTLFIPNVTTDVGLSPPYNSLFTFFGQFFDHGVDQTVKSGGTVFVPLHDDDPLIAGPDHILGNADDLPPNMRFMVLTRAQNQPGPDGILGDDPTTPVDESADDIQDANNTDSPWVDQSQTYTSHASHQVFLREYVNNVAGKPVSTGRLLGGPTGPRATGMATWASVKDQAATLLGLKLVDTDVTNIPMLATDPYGKFLPGPNGLPQYVTKTGLVEGNITSPVPVPANTLHFDTPFLTDIAHNADPGTVGACTTAIGVTPRVPTGCLSPDTDTVASADFANQPAGTYDDEMLNAHFCAGDGRVNENIALTTIHQVFHSEHDRLVADIKNTLTNDTSAAGVAALADWKPSNGAGTPTVAADGWNGERLFQAARFVTEMEYQHLVFEEFGRKVQPAIQPFHVYHSDINPAIHAEFAHAVYRFGHSMLDDTVARTNENGSDNSVPLLTAFLNPPEYFNGGSAGQLTPEQAAGSVIMGSSDQVGNELDEFVNETLRNNLLGLPLDLPTLNMTRARDAGIPPLNDVRRQIYAASNDGQLKPYKSWSDFGQNIKHPESLINFVAAYGTHTTITSQTTLAGKRAAAKAIVDPTSAPATDPGLIPADAADFMFGTGAYANTANGVTVTGVDSIDLWVGGLAEITNLFGGLLGSTFNYVFENQMTDLQNGDRLYYLARTPGMNLRSQLEGNSFAELIQRNTDGTNSLKADAFGTADCKFQLSNLAGTPAGFTAFGSTVADDVSTAGCDESKLLLRQPDGTIQYRQVNSVDPVGINGQSVYNGTPGVDHIWGGNDNDTFWGGAGNDVIEGNGGDDVSLGGDGNDIITDLSGNDVLKGGPGNDALDGGIGNDIFMGGDGQDFINGGANDNETFAGPGNDFVIAGQGADAVFGDGGDDWIEGGSGQDLLIGDHGAPFFDDPAQTKPGNDIMIGQVGENDYDAEGGDDIMAANAAIDRFAGAAGFDWAIHQYDTVGADDDMMINNNLIGLPLPVVVNRDRWQETEANSGSAFNDVIRGDDAVPSAVGGAGFTGCDVLDQAGVDRVSGLAALLPPLTGDLAAVVAASANKSCPLSGPIWGEGNILLGGAGNDTIEGRGGDDIIDGDRSVAVRISVRTNPADPATETGRTDLMENKATSGDFGPGTAGMTLQQAVFAGLVDPGNLVAVREVLSPAAGTDTASIDTAVFSGPLSNYTIVPTPATGTTLASVKVTQTGANVVGQKISDGIDTLRGIESLKFSDQVVTLQVPAAPAIGTATAGISSATVTFTAPAAVGTSAITGFEVVVTTGGAVVQTVTGIAASATSATITGLTNGTSYTFQVRAVNQFGAGALSAASNAVTPAASVPGAPTGVTATAGVASATVTWTAPASDGGSPITGSQIVVRTGITVVKTVSFTGTATSQVVTGLANGTAYTFVVRAVNAAGASAGSAPSGPVTTWNTPSAPVIGRARQGANRGPATASIDWTPPASTGGSVITGYKVTALRMSSAAANATVVSRTDSAVLPATARTLEMTLTNDNYRFVVVAINAVGTSPESARSGSVVAR